In Mytilus trossulus isolate FHL-02 chromosome 6, PNRI_Mtr1.1.1.hap1, whole genome shotgun sequence, a single window of DNA contains:
- the LOC134721783 gene encoding E3 ubiquitin-protein ligase TRIM71-like — protein sequence MAAYSESVGEQLACPVCLNRIDDPRILPCLHSFCRRCLEQAIDKDQGVLQCPTCQQSVSLGPEGIDNLPSNLFVSNLFEAMVQNEDYETNGERPITGTRWCSSCEEGSKATAVCKNCNEYLCDNCVMAHQRVRLTKDHYIERLLMNRSRPHYSSLAAPLSSPSLPHNIQLPDSLSNSCPRHEHEILCFFCDTCSVAICRECTMVDHIGHNRIYLHDAVENSKAITVRLLTDAKLSIKALEEGIENSQNMAEHTEVRSQAVANEVRATTRRHMIALEERERDLLRHVEKVRQVKGKSLHLQIDDLKQGLSSLMQTVDHVENMLNTGTDMDSINAREIIVNEMQNVRKLRGHLQPHEDDNIMFTPPDAALYNAISKMGIISSSAYAPNCIATGDGLKKALKGKVAMCMIHAKDHHGEPRMIGGDPVECIIQSPEGALYRTEVLDRQNGTYTISYRPQMEGKHIISITIRGKHIADSPFIVQVRSGRNYMTVGQLFLTFGGEGEEEGKFCRPWGVCCHKDNYIIVADRSNNRVQVFNPDGTFHHRFGSAGTRPGQFDRPAGVACDSQGNVVVADKDNHRIQKFTIDGNFLIKFGEKGNKNGQFNYPWDVALNSEGKILVSDTRNHRVQLFSAEGQFLNKYGFEGSLWKHFDSPRGVCFNNEGHMVVTDFNNHRLLVIHPDFQTARFLGTEGSGNGQFLRPQGVIVDQEGNIIVTDSRNHRIQVFQPNGNFMCKFGLPGTGPGQMDRPSGICLTPEGLLVVVDFGNNRVQLF from the coding sequence ATGGCCGCATATTCGGAGTCAGTCGGGGAGCAGTTGGCGTGCCCTGTTTGCCTCAATAGAATTGACGATCCTCGAATATTGCCCTGCCTTCACTCATTTTGCAGGCGATGTTTGGAACAGGCTATCGATAAAGATCAAGGTGTACTTCAGTGCCCAACATGTCAACAAAGTGTATCACTGGGACCTGAAGGTATTGATAATCTTCCTTCAAACTTGTTTGTTTCGAATTTATTTGAGGCAATGGTACAAAACGAAGACTACGAAACTAATGGAGAGAGGCCTATCACGGGGACACGATGGTGTAGTTCGTGTGAGGAAGGCAGTAAAGCAACAGCTGTGTGTAAAAATTGTAATGAATATTTGTGTGATAACTGTGTGATGGCACATCAACGTGTGCGATTGACTAAAGATCATTATATTGAACGTCTGTTAATGAACCGTAGTAGACCACATTATAGTTCACTTGCTGCTCCCTTAAGTTCACCTTCACTCCCACATAACATACAGCTTCCAGATTCTTTATCAAACAGTTGCCCAAGACATGAACAtgaaattctttgttttttctGTGATACCTGTTCAGTTGCAATATGTCGTGAATGCACCATGGTTGATCATATTGGACATAATCGTATCTACCTCCATGATGCTGTAGAAAATTCAAAAGCCATCACCGTGCGACTTCTTACTGATGCAAAACTAAGTATTAAAGCGTTGGAAGAAGGTATTGAAAATTCGCAAAATATGGCTGAACATACTGAAGTAAGATCGCAGGCAGTAGCAAATGAGGTCCGTGCAACAACTCGACGCCATATGATTGCATTGGAGGAAAGAGAACGTGATTTACTCAGACATGTAGAAAAGGTTAGACAGGTTAAGGGAAAATCATTGCACCTGCAAATTGACGATTTAAAGCAAGGTCTTTCATCTCTTATGCAAACTGTTGATCATGTTGAAAACATGCTGAATACGGGTACTGATATGGACTCAATCAAtgcaagggagataattgtGAATGAAATGCAAAATGTGCGCAAACTCCGAGGTCATTTACAACCTCATGAGGATGATAACATTATGTTTACACCTCCTGATGCTGCTTTATATAATGCTATCAGCAAAATGGGAATAATAAGCAGCAGTGCATATGCTCCGAACTGCATAGCAACAGGTGATGGTTTGAAAAAAGCATTAAAAGGGAAGGTTGCAATGTGCATGATTCATGCCAAAGACCATCATGGAGAGCCAAGAATGATAGGTGGAGATCCTGTTGAATGTATAATACAAAGTCCTGAAGGTGCTTTGTATAGGACTGAAGTTCTTGATCGTCAGAATGGAACATATACCATATCGTATCGTCCACAAATGGAAGGAAAACATATCATTTCTATAACAATTCGAGGCAAGCATATTGCAGATAGTCCCTTTATAGTGCAAGTAAGAAGTGGTCGAAACTATATGACAGTTGGACAGCTTTTTCTTACGTTTGGAGGAGAAGGAGAAGAGGAGGGCAAGTTTTGTCGTCCATGGGGAGTATGTTGTCATAAGGAtaattacataattgttgcagACCGAAGCAACAATAGAGTTCAGGTGTTTAACCCTGATGGCACCTTTCATCATCGGTTTGGATCGGCAGGAACAAGGCCTGGGCAATTTGATCGACCAGCAGGTGTTGCTTGTGATTCACAGGGAAATGTTGTTGTTGCAGATAAGGACAACCATAGGATCCAAAAATTCACGATTGATGgcaattttcttataaaatttggtgaaaaaggaaataaaaatggcCAATTCAACTATCCATGGGATGTTGCACTAAATTCTGAAGGAAAAATATTAGTTTCAGATACAAGGAACCATCGTGTACAATTGTTTAGTGCCGAAGGACAATTCTTGAACAAATATGGATTTGAAGGATCGTTATGGAAACACTTTGATTCTCCACGAGGTGTATGCTTTAATAATGAAGGACACATGGTTGTTACTGATTTTAACAACCATCGTTTACTTGTGATACACCCTGACTTTCAAACAGCAAGATTTCTTGGAACAGAAGGTTCTGGTAATGGACAGTTCTTGCGTCCTCAGGGAGTTATTGTAGATCAGGAGGGTAACATTATAGTCACAGATTCCAGGAATCATCGCATTCAAGTATTTCAGCCAAATGGCAACTTTATGTGCAAGTTTGGATTACCCGGTACAGGTCCAGGTCAAATGGATAGGCCTTCAGGTATTTGTTTAACCCCAGAGGGGCTTcttgttgttgttgattttgGAAACAATCGTGTacagttattttga
- the LOC134721784 gene encoding glucose-fructose oxidoreductase domain-containing protein 1-like — translation MRKMLPGIGVIGTPASVRSYVPLLKSCGFQVVALWGRTKEEATGLSAELEIPFCAVKVDEILLNRNVDVVVISCPPHLQSAITIKALGIGKHVLCGTPAGPSQLDALKMVNAAKYYPKLMSLVVLGLRFLPTIAKLKQYIDKDYIGDISICEIRIHYEKKPKEHFDWMCDETMGGGVLNTIGSNIIDLITHLTGQKAVRVHGMLKTYTKQTDKIKGIREITSDDFCSAQLELENGSCATLTINSHIHGPFNQEIMLVGSKGRLTIRGADLYGQKNDSLKEELLHFDPVNFKEEQRYGVSDKTRAEIPTPYLKGIIRLIESVKDAFEKEEERQSYCQDPVKVAANFEDSLYVQTVVDAIRKSNKSKEWIKIDIMKEEPDPNPFLSTTIRKSTLTLH, via the coding sequence ATGAGGAAAATGCTCCCAGGTATAGGCGTCATTGGAACTCCAGCATCTGTCCGTTCGTATGTCCCTCTTCTCAAATCGTGTGGCTTTCAAGTAGTGGCATTATGGGGCAGAACTAAAGAAGAAGCCACTGGACTATCTGCCGAACTTGAAATTCCTTTTTGTGCAGTCAAAGTTGATGAAATTCTTCTAAACAGAAATGTTGATGTAGTGGTAATAAGCTGTCCTCCTCATCTCCAGTCAGCAATTACAATCAAAGCCTTAGGAATAGGAAAGCATGTTTTGTGTGGTACACCTGCAGGACCTAGTCAACTAGATGCATTAAAAATGGTCAATGCAGCCAAATATTATCCAAAGCTAATGTCTCTTGTAGTCTTAGGATTGCGATTCTTACCTACGATCGCTAAACTGAAACAGTATATAGACAAAGATTACATAGGGGACATATCCATTTGTGAAATTCGTATTCATTATGAAAAGAAACCAAAAgaacattttgattggatgTGTGATGAAACCATGGGAGGAGGTGTTCTGAACACTATTGGAAGTAATATCATCGATTTAATAACACACCTTACGGGTCAGAAAGCTGTCAGAGTACATGGTATGCTGAAAACTTACacaaagcaaactgacaagatTAAAGGGATCCGGGAAATCACCAGTGATGATTTCTGTTCTGCGCAACTAGAGTTGGAAAATGGATCTTGTGCTACTTTAACAATTAATAGTCACATCCATGGGCCTTTTAACCAGGAAATAATGCTAGTAGGAAGCAAAGGTAGACTAACAATCAGAGGAGCAGATCTCTATGGCCAGAAAAATGACTCTTTGAAGGAGGAACTTCTGCATTTTGATCCAGTTAATTTCAAGGAGGAACAACGTTATGGCGTATCAGACAAAACTAGAGCTGAAATCCCAACACCATATTTAAAAGGAATCATCAGATTAATTGAGTCTGTCAAGGATGCCTTTGAAAAAGAAGAGGAAAGACAAAGCTATTGCCAAGACCCTGTTAAAGTTGCTGCTAACTTTGAAGATTCTTTATATGTTCAAACAGTGGTTGATGCAATAAGAAagtcaaacaaatcaaaagagTGGATCAAAATTGACATAATGAAAGAAGAGCCTGATCCAAATCCATTTTTATCTACAACAATAAGAAAGAGCACCTTAACATTacattaa